One part of the Mya arenaria isolate MELC-2E11 chromosome 3, ASM2691426v1 genome encodes these proteins:
- the LOC128226361 gene encoding zinc finger MYM-type protein 1-like, translating into MFKRMFETATATACPEATGTAPSEHANSMDLDLSATESDSTKPGQAQPVKSTHSGPSYPDIATAASGELEAKWKWSILKDTWTDCHMFNFPSRSIHGKMRKLSSSWLTDHPWLRYSISTDALFCAPCFVFGRKDAKEKTFISTPVKDWSNLAKYVKRHELAESNHHNVTAMAEHFLDIQSGKMEPITSSVSDSHRRLVEQNRHILRKIIEVIVLCGKQNIAIRGNTEERSNFLAILHSKAADDPILAQHLNVPENRRATYTSPDIQNELICLCAEQIQIEIVQACNDAVCFALIADESTDKSTKEQVSVCLRFVQRGSGSQQFRVREDFLGFVQASRTTGEVLAELLLTSLENHGIEVDKMRSQAYDGAANMSGKHRGVQARIRQRVPSALYVHCRAHCLNLAVMHSSKDPCIRSVMTTVQEVGFAFDYSAKRLNFFVDELAADQDAQEKLKKRTKLRTLCETRWTSRADALSTFKSAYSVVVHALEQLQEDGDDKAGQHLASIMKFDFIIGLVVAVHVMQSTVPLSYLLQAVDCDLLEATRESQTLIRQFQNERADPNVWEALFQSAKDIAAEFEIEPSMPRLAQRQRNRANPPANDPQQYWQRALYFPFLDHLCQELSDRLIVAEERFRAQYLIPSKLNLCTDGMVDLIFAGYSVDLPQGNQSFHNEVRRWKARWQLMDENDKPSTLGETVASTNPDLYKGVYTVLTILLTMPASSATAERSFSVMRRVKTYLRSTMRTERMTGLALMHVYRDVNIDIDQVVSKFAGSKSRRLDFV; encoded by the exons ATGTTCAAGCGGATGTTTGAAACCGCGACAGCGACTGCGTGCCCAGAAGCAACCGGCACGGCACCTTCGGAGCATGCAAACAGCATGGACCTAGATCTATCTGCCACAGAATCTGACAGCACCAAACCTGGACAGGCTCAGCCAGTTAAGTCTACCCACAGTGGTCCTTCATATCCTGATATAGCTACTGCGGCAAGTGGAGAACTTGAAGCAAAGTGGAAATGGTCGATATTGAAAGACACATGGACTGACTGCCATATGTTCAACTTTCCCTCAAG AAGCATCCATGGGAAAATGAGAAAGCTGTCATCAAGCTGGTTGACAGACCACCCCTGGCTCAGATACTCGATTTCTACAGATGCCTTATTCTGCGCCCCCTGTTTCGTATTTGGACGGAAAGATGCGAAGGAGAAAACTTTCATCAGTACACCAGTGAAGGATTGGTCCAACCTAGCCAAGTACGTCAAGAGGCACGAATTAGCAGAGTCAAACCATCACAATGTTACAGCTATGGCGGAACATTTTCTTGATATACAATCAGGTAAGATGGAACCCATCACAAGTTCTGTATCGGACAGTCACAGACGCCTAGTGGAGCAGAACCGCCATATTCTCAGGAAAATTATAGAAGTAATCGTCCTTTGTGGTAAGCAAAATATCGCTATCAGAGGTAATACAGAAGAACGAAGCAATTTTTTAGCCATACTGCATTCAAAGGCAGCAGATGACCCTATCCTAGCACAGCATCTAAATGTTCCAGAAAATCGTAGGGCAACATACACATCGCCCGACATACAGAATGAACTGATCTGTTTGTGTGCTGAGCAGATACAGATCGAAATTGTGCAGGCATGCAATGATGCAGTCTGTTTCGCTCTTATAGCCGATGAGTCGACCGACAAGTCAACAAAAGAACAGGTGTCCGTGTGTCTGCGATTTGTCCAACGTGGAAGCGGTTCCCAGCAATTTAGAGTCCGTGAAGATTTTCTTGGATTTGTTCAAGCAAGTAGAACAACTGGCGAGGTACTTGCAGAACTACTCTTGACCTCTCTTGAAAATCATGGAATCGAAGTAGATAAGATGCGGTCTCAGGCTTATGATGGTGCCGCAAATATGTCTGGAAAGCACAGGGGCGTACAGGCACGAATTCGTCAACGGGTGCCGTCTGCGCTGTATGTACACTGTAGAGCCCACTGCCTCAACCTAGCAGTTATGCATAGCAGCAAGGACCCATGCATAAGGTCAGTGATGACAACTGTGCAAGAGGTAGGGTTTGCATTTGATTATTCGGCCAAAAGACTAAACTTCTTTGTTGATGAACTTGCTGCTGACCAAGACGCACAGGAAAAGCTGAAGAAACGCACCAAACTGAGAACTCTGTGTGAAACTAGGTGGACTAGCCGAGCCGATGCACTCTCAACGTTCAAGTCAGCATACAGCGTTGTTGTTCATGCCCTTGAACAGCTACAGGAGGATGGCGATGACAAGGCAGGCCAACACTTGGCGTCGATCATGAAGTTTGACTTCATAATCGGACTGGTCGTTGCTGTGCACGTTATGCAAAGTACAGTTCCGTTGTCTTATCTTCTTCAGGCAGTCGACTGCGATTTGCTTGAGGCAACGCGAGAAAGTCAAACCCTCATCCGCCAGTTTCAAAACGAAAGGGCAGACCCTAATGTCTGGGAAGCATTGTTTCAGAGCGCTAAAGATATTGCAGCAGAATTTGAGATTGAACCTTCAATGCCCCGTCTTGCTCAACGCCAACGAAACCGGGCAAACCCACCGGCCAATGATCCACAACAGTATTGGCAGCGAGCTCTCTACTTCCCTTTCTTGGACCATTTGTGTCAAGAACTTAGCGACAGATTGATTGTGGCCGAGGAAAGATTCCGTGCACAGTACTTGATTCCATCCAAGTTGAACCTTTGCACAGACGGAATGGTGGATCTCATTTTTGCGGGGTATTCGGTGGACCTACCTCAGGGAAACCAGTCATTCCATAACGAGGTTAGGCGGTGGAAGGCTAGATGGCAATTGATGGATGAAAATGACAAACCAAGCACATTGGGTGAAACTGTAGCATCAACCAATCCGGATCTTTACAAGGGAGTTTATACAGTACTCACCATTCTTCTGACCATGCCGGCATCATCTGCTACTGCTGAACGGAGCTTTAGCGTTATGCGCAGGGTGAAAACCTACCTGAGGTCGACGATGCGGACAGAGCGCATGACAGGACTTGCCCTGATGCACGTATATCGGGAtgttaacattgacattgaccaGGTAGTGTCTAAATTCGCTGGAAGCAAAAGCCGAAGGCTTGACTTTGTTTAA